Proteins encoded in a region of the Paenibacillus sp. E222 genome:
- a CDS encoding amidohydrolase family protein: MEKVTQNAALEQVTAITNVRIFDGEQIIAPRHVVIKGESIVSVGGDLPDDATIIDGENATLMPGLIDAHVHTSIGGLRDALKFGVTTELEMNGDFTKRGREIQLKNVNDIADVRSAGTAITAPGGHPDELLPDGDEIPEFVLKELEKLSEEDREAMLAAYAHDHDEIPQVTTVEEAIKHVHTQVENGADYIKIMIEEGTVMGAPGLPVLSDEILKTAVTEAHKFEKLVIAHVLTALSSQQAIDFGVDGLGHLFIDRPEYTSELVKSIAGSGAFVTPCLVLNSSIIGNPASDLANDPRVHSKLSPDWIDILNSSFNTFPQGNMENSFQNVMDLHRAGVDILVGTDVAPVPVPNLGGLAHGASVHHEMQLLVKAGFTPIEALQSATSKPARCFGLHDRGRITEGARADLILVEGDPTTDISDTLSIKSVWFNGSQQPG; the protein is encoded by the coding sequence ATGGAGAAGGTAACTCAAAATGCTGCGTTAGAACAAGTTACGGCGATTACAAATGTACGTATCTTTGATGGAGAGCAAATCATTGCGCCCAGACATGTCGTCATTAAAGGGGAGTCTATCGTTTCAGTCGGTGGAGACCTTCCGGATGATGCAACGATTATCGATGGAGAAAATGCGACTTTAATGCCTGGTCTGATTGATGCGCATGTCCACACTTCCATCGGCGGTTTACGAGATGCTCTAAAATTCGGCGTTACCACTGAACTCGAAATGAACGGTGATTTTACTAAACGAGGGCGCGAAATTCAATTGAAAAACGTGAATGACATCGCAGATGTCCGTTCTGCTGGCACAGCGATCACCGCTCCGGGCGGACATCCGGATGAATTACTTCCGGATGGAGATGAAATACCTGAATTTGTATTAAAGGAACTAGAGAAGTTATCGGAAGAAGATCGCGAAGCAATGTTAGCTGCATACGCTCACGATCACGATGAAATACCGCAAGTGACAACAGTCGAAGAAGCGATTAAACATGTCCATACCCAAGTAGAGAATGGGGCCGACTATATTAAGATCATGATTGAAGAAGGAACAGTCATGGGTGCACCTGGCCTGCCTGTATTAAGCGATGAGATTCTAAAAACAGCCGTGACCGAAGCCCACAAGTTCGAGAAGCTGGTCATCGCCCACGTCTTGACGGCCCTTTCATCGCAACAAGCCATTGATTTTGGGGTCGACGGTTTGGGCCACTTGTTTATCGACAGACCGGAGTACACCTCCGAGTTAGTGAAATCCATAGCTGGTTCAGGCGCTTTTGTTACACCGTGCTTGGTGTTGAATTCATCGATTATCGGAAATCCGGCATCCGACTTGGCCAATGATCCCCGTGTTCATTCCAAATTAAGCCCAGACTGGATCGATATTTTGAACTCAAGCTTCAATACGTTCCCTCAGGGCAATATGGAGAACAGCTTTCAGAATGTGATGGACCTTCACCGAGCCGGTGTTGATATTCTGGTAGGGACGGATGTCGCGCCAGTTCCCGTTCCAAACCTTGGCGGCCTTGCTCATGGGGCAAGTGTCCACCATGAAATGCAGCTGCTGGTCAAGGCTGGGTTCACTCCGATCGAAGCTCTTCAGTCGGCCACTTCGAAACCGGCCCGTTGCTTTGGTCTTCACGATCGCGGCCGTATTACCGAAGGTGCGCGTGCTGATCTTATTCTCGTAGAAGGTGATCCAACCACTGATATCTCGGATACCTTGTCGATCAAATCCGTGTGGTTTAATGGTTCGCAGCAACCAGGTTAA